The following are from one region of the Methanospirillum hungatei genome:
- a CDS encoding TIGR00297 family protein, producing MFSTVRWIAFVLAVLLLIISPYLPPGVPGLIVVITALALWFKSVEQWLSIALGIIGLLGLLGILPIFVLCASILIVTTKELVFSLTGGKTIEYALSFICGLLITALVMEYLGVQSWLSAVVGATVCVLLHSILGTQKNAVTIELIAVAMIMLLIEDLEYEATFPLVATAVVIAFGFSYFAYRLKTADIPGLFSAALVGVLLIVFAGISWFMIMLSFFILGAIATRFHMDYKKSLHVEEEKGGVRGYVNVFANGLVSVCAAVGYGVTQHPAFVAAYLGSVATAAADTVAGEIGVCYGKPRLITTMQPVREGTNGGISFVGELAGLFGAVFVSTSAVLLGVADFSIFVAAVIGGFIGTNLDSLLGELYENKHLWGNAGTNFLATLGGGLVTALLWAIVSFFSG from the coding sequence ATGTTTAGCACAGTGAGATGGATTGCATTTGTACTGGCGGTTCTTCTCCTGATAATATCCCCATATCTCCCTCCCGGAGTTCCGGGACTTATCGTAGTTATTACTGCCCTTGCTCTCTGGTTTAAGTCTGTAGAACAGTGGCTTTCGATCGCCTTGGGAATAATCGGATTACTGGGACTATTGGGTATTCTCCCGATTTTTGTTCTCTGTGCGTCTATCCTTATAGTCACGACAAAAGAACTTGTTTTTTCTCTAACCGGAGGGAAAACTATTGAATACGCGTTATCCTTCATTTGCGGTCTTCTGATAACTGCGTTGGTTATGGAATACCTTGGTGTTCAGTCATGGCTGTCAGCGGTGGTCGGGGCCACGGTCTGTGTCCTCCTGCATTCGATTTTAGGAACTCAAAAAAATGCAGTGACAATCGAACTGATTGCGGTTGCCATGATTATGCTCCTGATTGAGGATCTTGAGTATGAAGCAACCTTCCCATTGGTGGCGACCGCTGTTGTGATAGCGTTCGGATTTAGTTACTTTGCCTACCGGCTGAAAACTGCTGACATTCCTGGATTATTTTCTGCTGCTCTGGTCGGTGTCCTTCTTATTGTCTTTGCCGGGATCTCCTGGTTTATGATAATGCTCTCTTTTTTTATTCTGGGTGCTATTGCAACCCGGTTTCATATGGACTATAAAAAGTCCCTCCATGTTGAAGAGGAAAAAGGAGGTGTCAGAGGGTATGTAAATGTCTTTGCAAATGGATTGGTTTCTGTTTGTGCTGCAGTGGGATATGGCGTTACTCAACATCCTGCATTTGTTGCGGCATACCTTGGAAGTGTTGCAACCGCAGCAGCGGATACCGTCGCCGGAGAAATTGGTGTCTGTTATGGTAAACCAAGGCTGATTACAACCATGCAGCCGGTCCGGGAAGGAACAAATGGTGGCATCTCTTTTGTTGGAGAACTTGCCGGACTATTTGGTGCAGTTTTTGTGTCAACCAGTGCAGTTCTGCTTGGTGTCGCAGATTTTTCCATTTTTGTTGCAGCTGTCATCGGAGGATTTATCGGAACAAATCTTGACAGTCTGCTCGGAGAATTATATGAAAATAAGCATTTGTGGGGGAATGCTGGAACAAATTTCCTCGCAACCCTTGGGGGAGGACTTGTTACCGCACTCCTCTGGGCAATAGTCTCATTTTTTTCCGGTTAA
- a CDS encoding tetratricopeptide repeat protein → MPEYSGSNRIIIAPAVLLCLLCFSSCVSAAPTYAPTEGKNPLPVYFTFPGGEECDKVLWTFGDGNTSSALTTDHTYHSLGMYYPTCQCELPGANISYTYDYVYVIPWSSSIRDSVTGGKPSQVRVNRSSENLGAESLKKQAEGLAAIGEMKHAADAYADLQKTSDLDYDTLTTYGDVLSGLGRLSEAEVVFKEALATNETAPVMKKLADVLFSLGKTSEAIDVMNQTLILSPQDAAAYGTYAGFLQKAGKTTEALDAYNQSFRLSDNQPQLWSEYAGILTSIGRIEQAAGAYEHAINLGSSGSDVWNSYSRVLQKLGRKDEAQRAKEQAMNTYTPISSSMFGSNDNIPTCGIGSLC, encoded by the coding sequence ATGCCAGAATATTCCGGATCCAATAGAATAATAATTGCACCTGCGGTGCTTCTTTGTCTCTTATGCTTCTCATCTTGTGTATCTGCAGCCCCGACTTATGCCCCAACTGAAGGGAAAAATCCTTTACCTGTTTACTTTACATTTCCCGGAGGAGAAGAATGCGACAAGGTTTTATGGACATTCGGCGATGGAAATACTTCTTCTGCTCTCACAACTGACCATACATATCATTCTCTTGGAATGTACTATCCAACATGTCAATGCGAATTACCTGGGGCAAATATATCCTATACGTACGATTATGTGTATGTTATTCCCTGGTCGTCAAGTATTCGCGATAGCGTCACCGGTGGAAAACCCTCACAGGTAAGAGTGAACAGATCATCTGAAAATCTGGGTGCTGAATCACTAAAAAAGCAGGCAGAAGGCCTTGCAGCAATCGGAGAGATGAAACATGCAGCTGATGCATATGCTGATCTGCAAAAGACATCAGACCTTGACTATGATACCCTCACAACATATGGTGATGTCCTTAGTGGTCTGGGACGGCTTTCAGAAGCTGAAGTAGTTTTTAAAGAAGCACTGGCGACGAATGAAACAGCGCCGGTTATGAAAAAACTAGCAGATGTCCTTTTTTCCCTCGGGAAGACAAGTGAAGCAATTGATGTTATGAACCAGACGCTCATTCTGTCTCCACAAGATGCGGCGGCATATGGAACATATGCTGGTTTTCTTCAGAAAGCAGGAAAAACTACTGAAGCACTAGATGCCTATAATCAGTCATTCAGATTATCAGACAACCAGCCGCAGCTCTGGTCAGAGTATGCAGGTATTCTCACTTCAATCGGACGAATTGAGCAGGCTGCTGGGGCATATGAACATGCTATTAATCTTGGTTCTTCAGGATCCGATGTATGGAATAGTTACTCTCGGGTACTTCAGAAACTGGGACGAAAAGATGAAGCTCAACGGGCAAAAGAGCAGGCCATGAATACATATACGCCCATATCCTCATCCATGTTCGGCTCGAATGACAACATCCCTACCTGCGGCATCGGTTCTTTGTGCTGA
- a CDS encoding valine--tRNA ligase has protein sequence MSRVLRELPKTYEYREVEARWQQTWKDEDVYFKEGSEKPQFVIDTPPPYPTGEFHIGNAFNWCYIDFLARYKRMKGYNVMFPQGWDCHGLPTEVKVEEIHKITKNDVDRQKFREMCRELTIGNIKKMRASMRRMAFSIDWSHEYITMMPEYFGKTQLSFLRMYHAGQIYQSDHPVNFCPRCETAIAFAEVNYSDRTTKLNYFNFSGLEIATSRPELLAACVAVAVHPDDDRYKGRKGEQLKVPLFGHEVPIICDEAVDPSFGSGAVMICTFGDKQDVIWWKVHNLPLRKAIDKTGHMTQIAGKYEGMNTTSCREAILADMKSEGILLRQEPLEQRVGTCWRCKTPIEILSEHQWFVKIPHEAALKAAKEVKWYPEHMFLRMENWITQMEWDWCISRQRIFASPIPVWFCKDCGDIILPEESELPIDPTVDIPKRPCPKCGSSNFIPETDVLDTWMDSSISVMHVTGWDGTQKVPPLFPAQIRPQGHDIIRTWAFYTILRAVSLTGGKPWEQILVNGMVLGEDGFKMSKSRGNVTVPEEILEQYGADSLRQWAALGAATGSDIQFNWNDVVAANRFLTKMWNISRFALMQLDRAPYKADAQVTALADRWLLTKLSQTIREVSESLETYQFDKGLKAIREFAWDVLADNYIEIVKGRLYSDSADRDGACVAIRTSMDAICRMLAPFTPYFAEEVWSAMEESSVHQQPWVTFSYEDEEAVRSGEILVQVISEIRRYKHDKGLALNAPLGNVTVYTALAVDDAGDASTASTCTLTWKTGMPELTQVVSGVKFDMGIIGPKLRGKAKGFMQAIEALPKESLTSVPATITVDGEEIVVPDGSVLPQLSYTVAGASVDLIPVSDSLVITIEQ, from the coding sequence ATGTCTCGGGTCTTGCGGGAACTTCCCAAAACCTATGAATATCGTGAGGTGGAAGCACGATGGCAACAGACGTGGAAGGATGAAGACGTCTACTTCAAGGAAGGCTCTGAAAAGCCACAATTTGTCATTGACACGCCACCGCCCTATCCCACCGGAGAATTTCATATCGGAAATGCATTCAACTGGTGTTATATCGATTTTTTAGCCAGATACAAGCGGATGAAAGGATACAATGTCATGTTCCCGCAGGGATGGGACTGCCATGGTCTTCCAACCGAAGTAAAAGTTGAAGAGATCCATAAGATCACAAAAAATGATGTTGACCGGCAGAAGTTTCGTGAGATGTGCCGTGAGCTGACGATTGGAAACATCAAGAAGATGCGGGCATCCATGCGCAGGATGGCCTTTTCCATCGACTGGAGCCACGAATACATCACCATGATGCCGGAGTACTTCGGCAAAACCCAGCTCTCATTTTTGCGTATGTATCACGCAGGACAGATCTACCAGTCTGACCATCCGGTTAACTTCTGTCCACGGTGTGAGACTGCCATTGCATTTGCCGAGGTCAATTACAGCGACCGGACAACAAAACTCAACTATTTCAACTTCTCCGGACTTGAAATTGCAACATCACGGCCAGAGCTGCTTGCCGCTTGTGTGGCAGTTGCCGTTCACCCTGATGATGACCGGTACAAAGGTCGAAAAGGCGAACAACTGAAAGTTCCCCTGTTCGGTCATGAGGTTCCCATCATCTGTGACGAAGCGGTTGACCCGTCCTTTGGTTCAGGGGCCGTTATGATCTGTACCTTTGGTGATAAGCAGGATGTCATCTGGTGGAAGGTTCATAATCTCCCGCTCAGAAAAGCAATTGACAAGACTGGTCATATGACCCAGATAGCCGGGAAGTATGAGGGGATGAATACCACCAGCTGCCGGGAAGCAATTCTTGCAGATATGAAGTCCGAAGGAATCCTGCTCCGCCAGGAACCTCTTGAGCAGCGTGTCGGAACCTGCTGGCGGTGTAAAACACCCATCGAGATCCTCTCCGAACATCAGTGGTTTGTAAAGATCCCACATGAAGCCGCATTAAAAGCCGCAAAGGAAGTCAAGTGGTACCCTGAACACATGTTTCTCCGGATGGAGAACTGGATCACCCAGATGGAGTGGGACTGGTGTATCTCACGTCAGCGGATCTTTGCATCCCCTATCCCGGTCTGGTTCTGTAAGGACTGTGGTGATATCATACTGCCGGAGGAGAGCGAACTCCCTATTGACCCGACGGTTGATATACCAAAGCGCCCTTGTCCAAAATGTGGCAGCTCAAATTTCATCCCGGAGACTGACGTCCTTGACACCTGGATGGACTCTTCCATCTCGGTGATGCACGTGACCGGATGGGACGGAACACAGAAAGTCCCACCCCTGTTCCCTGCACAGATTCGGCCACAGGGTCATGATATCATCCGGACCTGGGCATTTTATACAATACTTCGTGCAGTATCCCTCACCGGTGGCAAACCCTGGGAGCAGATCCTGGTAAACGGCATGGTGCTGGGAGAAGATGGTTTTAAGATGAGTAAGAGCAGGGGCAATGTAACGGTCCCTGAGGAGATTCTGGAGCAGTACGGTGCTGACTCCCTTCGTCAGTGGGCCGCTCTTGGTGCTGCAACCGGATCAGATATTCAATTTAACTGGAATGATGTGGTCGCTGCAAACCGGTTCCTTACCAAGATGTGGAATATCTCACGGTTTGCCCTGATGCAACTTGATCGGGCCCCGTACAAGGCCGATGCACAGGTGACTGCTCTCGCAGACCGGTGGCTTCTGACCAAATTAAGCCAGACCATTCGGGAAGTATCAGAATCTCTTGAAACCTATCAGTTTGATAAGGGTCTGAAAGCAATACGGGAGTTTGCCTGGGATGTCCTCGCAGACAATTATATCGAGATCGTGAAGGGCAGGCTCTACTCGGATTCTGCAGACCGTGACGGGGCCTGTGTTGCCATCCGGACATCGATGGATGCAATCTGCCGGATGCTTGCACCCTTTACCCCGTACTTTGCCGAAGAAGTCTGGTCAGCCATGGAGGAGAGTTCTGTTCATCAGCAGCCCTGGGTGACATTCTCCTATGAGGATGAAGAGGCTGTCAGGTCTGGTGAGATCCTGGTCCAGGTCATCTCTGAGATCAGACGGTACAAGCATGATAAGGGGCTTGCCCTGAATGCTCCGCTCGGCAATGTGACAGTATACACGGCTCTTGCGGTTGATGATGCAGGAGACGCAAGCACCGCATCCACCTGTACCCTTACCTGGAAGACCGGCATGCCTGAACTGACACAGGTAGTCAGTGGGGTTAAGTTTGATATGGGTATCATTGGTCCGAAACTCCGGGGGAAGGCAAAAGGATTCATGCAGGCAATTGAGGCATTACCAAAAGAGAGTCTTACATCCGTTCCGGCTACGATAACCGTTGACGGAGAAGAGATTGTAGTGCCTGATGGTTCAGTACTCCCCCAGCTCTCCTACACTGTTGCAGGAGCCAGTGTTGACCTGATTCCGGTCAGTGACAGTTTAGTAATAACGATAGAGCAGTAA
- the tmk gene encoding dTMP kinase: MLVTIEGIDGSGKSTLHKALGPYLADLDPVITCEPGSTWIGEAVRRAIREHADPIAEALLFVADHAAHLREVIRPALSEDRLVISDRYIDSRLVYQQVTLDGIIPDPLTWLRAVHHGWTIMPDLTILLAVPVPVALERTGKRESGEHFEQESVLTKVQEYYMELVEEDTARFLILDGTLPPEHILRVAGEVIRFRYDEMNRKKKKKY; encoded by the coding sequence TTGCTCGTCACCATAGAAGGCATAGACGGGAGTGGAAAGTCAACGCTTCACAAGGCCTTGGGACCATATCTTGCAGATCTTGATCCAGTAATTACCTGTGAACCAGGATCGACATGGATTGGTGAGGCAGTTCGTCGTGCCATCCGGGAACATGCCGACCCTATAGCAGAGGCTCTCCTGTTTGTTGCTGATCATGCTGCCCATCTCCGGGAAGTCATCCGGCCAGCTTTGTCAGAGGATCGTCTTGTCATATCTGACCGGTATATTGACAGTCGACTTGTCTACCAGCAGGTTACCCTTGACGGGATAATTCCTGATCCGCTCACCTGGCTAAGGGCGGTGCATCATGGGTGGACGATAATGCCGGATCTCACTATTCTGCTTGCCGTTCCGGTCCCGGTCGCCCTGGAGCGGACCGGTAAACGCGAGAGCGGAGAACATTTTGAGCAGGAATCAGTGTTGACCAAAGTTCAGGAGTATTACATGGAACTAGTTGAAGAGGATACAGCCCGGTTCCTTATACTGGACGGGACACTCCCCCCTGAACATATACTGAGGGTTGCAGGTGAAGTGATTCGGTTCCGATATGATGAGATGAACAGGAAGAAAAAGAAAAAATATTAA
- a CDS encoding HisA/HisF-related TIM barrel protein: MDLYLATDLKSGQIVHGKSGMRDWYVPVTSLYADTAEPVRFIEQIKPRYLYIADLDRICGVGDHDALIPALADRTERILLDRGCRSPDDVLVLPRVHMIVGTETAADTLDQFNGGVLSVDIKNDLVIPWNTDPVTFLSSCNRYQFEMVILLDIGRVGTGRGLDTEKLSAFRSAYAGPLLWGGGVSSEEDLVLLEKAGFDGAIIATAVHTGKIPIEYIRRGVFCSSP; encoded by the coding sequence ATGGACCTATATCTAGCCACAGACTTAAAATCCGGACAAATCGTTCATGGAAAGAGCGGTATGCGGGATTGGTACGTTCCGGTTACCTCTCTGTACGCAGACACTGCTGAACCGGTCAGATTTATTGAACAGATAAAACCCAGGTACTTGTATATTGCAGATTTGGACCGGATTTGCGGCGTTGGAGATCATGATGCCCTGATTCCTGCCCTTGCAGATCGGACAGAACGCATACTTCTGGATCGCGGATGCCGGAGCCCGGATGATGTCCTGGTTCTTCCGCGTGTTCACATGATCGTTGGAACTGAGACTGCTGCAGATACTCTGGATCAATTCAATGGGGGCGTCCTCTCGGTTGATATTAAAAATGATCTGGTGATTCCCTGGAACACTGATCCGGTTACTTTTCTCTCATCCTGCAACCGGTACCAGTTTGAGATGGTCATACTCCTTGACATTGGCCGGGTCGGTACCGGACGGGGACTTGACACTGAAAAATTATCTGCATTCAGGTCTGCTTATGCAGGTCCTCTCCTCTGGGGAGGAGGGGTATCATCTGAAGAGGATCTGGTGCTCCTTGAAAAAGCCGGGTTTGATGGGGCAATTATCGCGACAGCAGTTCACACCGGCAAAATTCCAATTGAGTATATCCGGAGGGGAGTATTTTGCTCGTCACCATAG
- a CDS encoding (5-formylfuran-3-yl)methyl phosphate synthase — MQLLVSPATLEEAKKALSADIVDVKRPEEGSLGASFPWIIRAIKDLTDKPVSAAIGDFDYKPGGAALTALGAAAAGADYIKIGLMFDGAEEAQMVINSVTRAVKDTYPVKKVVIAAYSDWERLDTISPFEMAPLAAKAGADISMVDTGIKDGKSTFEFMDEALLTEFTALNRSLGLSTALAGSLKFPDIEILKRINPEIIGVRGMVCGGDRTAMVQEELVLKAVSMVH; from the coding sequence ATGCAGTTGCTTGTCAGCCCAGCAACATTAGAAGAAGCGAAGAAGGCACTTTCTGCCGATATTGTCGATGTGAAACGACCCGAAGAGGGATCGCTTGGAGCCTCTTTTCCCTGGATAATCAGGGCAATAAAAGACCTGACTGATAAACCCGTAAGTGCAGCTATTGGTGATTTTGACTATAAACCAGGAGGTGCAGCTCTGACCGCTCTCGGTGCTGCAGCAGCTGGTGCTGATTACATAAAGATCGGGCTGATGTTTGATGGGGCAGAAGAAGCACAGATGGTTATCAACTCAGTAACCCGTGCTGTGAAAGATACGTACCCTGTAAAAAAGGTAGTTATCGCCGCTTATTCTGATTGGGAACGACTTGACACCATTTCACCATTTGAGATGGCTCCACTTGCAGCCAAAGCAGGTGCAGATATATCAATGGTGGATACTGGTATCAAAGATGGAAAATCGACCTTTGAATTTATGGATGAGGCACTTCTCACAGAGTTTACAGCCCTGAATAGATCTCTGGGTCTTTCTACTGCCCTTGCCGGATCCCTGAAGTTTCCGGATATAGAAATTCTCAAACGCATTAATCCGGAGATCATCGGAGTCAGGGGTATGGTATGCGGGGGAGATCGAACGGCGATGGTACAGGAAGAACTTGTTTTAAAGGCAGTAAGTATGGTTCACTAA
- the guaB gene encoding IMP dehydrogenase — translation MYIEKLQAETGLTFDDVLLIPAASEVEPNQAEVTTRFSRNIELNIPLVSAAMDTVSTSSMAVALARAGGITVIHRNMTAEQEVEEVRKVKLESEIVQREVLTVKPDSLIADVDRMMTYHGIGGVPVVENDKVIGIVSRRDLRAMVSRIGNQPVKSIMTPEPIVAREGISIDDAFDLMYSRKVERLPVVDDEGTLTGIISMQELLEKRQFPNAIRDGNGNLRVAASVGPYDHARAMMLVDAGVDAIVVDCAHGHNLNVVKSVKDIKGSISVDIVAGNIATKTAAEALADTVDGLKVGIGPGSICTTRVVAGVGVPQITAISTVAEVATEADVPIIADGGIRFSGDIAKAIAAGADSVMMGNLFAGTDESPGQIVTIQSRKYKQYRGMGSLGVMSTGVSSDRYFQKKEIGKTKFVPEGVEGVTPYVGPVADVIYQMIGGLKSAMGYVGARNIRDMHEKTRFIRITQAGYHESHPHNITITDEAPNYRI, via the coding sequence ATGTATATAGAAAAATTACAGGCAGAAACCGGGCTTACTTTTGATGACGTTCTGCTCATTCCGGCCGCCTCTGAAGTAGAGCCGAATCAGGCAGAGGTCACCACCCGTTTTTCTCGCAATATTGAACTGAATATTCCTCTTGTCAGTGCTGCAATGGACACGGTCAGTACCTCTTCGATGGCAGTAGCACTGGCCCGAGCCGGTGGCATTACCGTTATTCACCGGAACATGACTGCAGAACAGGAGGTTGAAGAGGTCAGAAAAGTCAAACTTGAGTCTGAAATCGTTCAGCGTGAAGTACTCACAGTAAAACCCGACTCTCTTATTGCTGACGTTGACCGTATGATGACTTATCATGGGATCGGCGGTGTCCCCGTCGTTGAAAATGATAAAGTCATAGGAATAGTCAGTAGGCGTGATCTTAGGGCTATGGTCAGTCGGATAGGAAACCAGCCGGTTAAGTCAATAATGACTCCTGAGCCGATTGTTGCCAGAGAGGGAATTTCAATAGATGATGCATTTGACCTCATGTACTCCAGGAAAGTTGAACGACTTCCGGTTGTGGACGATGAAGGGACATTAACCGGGATTATTTCTATGCAGGAGCTCCTGGAAAAAAGACAGTTCCCAAATGCCATCAGGGATGGTAATGGAAATCTCCGGGTTGCTGCATCAGTAGGCCCATATGATCACGCACGGGCCATGATGTTGGTAGATGCTGGGGTGGATGCTATTGTTGTCGATTGTGCTCATGGTCATAACCTCAACGTAGTAAAAAGTGTCAAGGATATCAAAGGCAGTATTTCGGTTGATATTGTCGCAGGTAATATTGCAACAAAAACTGCGGCAGAAGCTCTTGCTGATACTGTTGATGGTCTGAAAGTGGGTATTGGTCCGGGATCTATCTGTACCACCCGGGTAGTGGCCGGTGTCGGGGTTCCACAAATTACCGCAATTTCCACCGTTGCAGAAGTAGCAACAGAAGCTGATGTTCCGATCATCGCCGACGGAGGTATACGATTCTCAGGAGATATCGCAAAGGCGATTGCTGCCGGTGCAGATTCAGTCATGATGGGAAACCTGTTTGCAGGGACAGATGAATCACCAGGTCAGATCGTAACTATCCAGAGCAGGAAATATAAACAGTACCGGGGAATGGGTTCCCTTGGTGTCATGTCAACCGGTGTCTCATCAGACCGGTATTTCCAGAAAAAAGAGATTGGAAAGACGAAATTTGTTCCTGAAGGTGTGGAAGGAGTCACCCCATATGTCGGACCGGTTGCTGATGTTATATACCAGATGATCGGTGGATTAAAATCTGCAATGGGATATGTTGGAGCGCGTAACATCAGAGATATGCATGAAAAAACCAGATTTATCAGGATCACCCAGGCTGGGTATCATGAAAGCCATCCACATAACATAACTATCACCGATGAAGCTCCCAACTATAGAATATAA
- a CDS encoding ArsR family transcriptional regulator yields MLEQADLSRLLDILGNRNRRRIIELLREKPCFVTEISERLMISPKAVIDHLQMLEDARILAFRSDERRRKYYYLEHDISIQVHLDVQSHDLVPVILSGEQRLLISLQKLRQMIKERDEIAQKLEEMEREIDHQISEVLHEGKRAGSGEESMLVSVALAHGAKSTEEIRDLTSLPPEMVDRTLQNLMDEGIVCKKGTGLEIRGIYAE; encoded by the coding sequence ATGTTGGAACAGGCAGATCTGTCCCGGCTGCTGGATATTCTCGGTAACCGGAACCGTAGGAGAATCATTGAACTTCTCCGGGAAAAGCCCTGTTTTGTAACTGAGATATCTGAACGGCTGATGATATCACCAAAGGCCGTTATTGATCATCTCCAGATGCTTGAAGATGCACGAATACTTGCGTTCCGAAGTGATGAACGGAGAAGAAAGTATTACTATCTTGAGCATGACATCAGTATTCAGGTACATCTGGATGTCCAGAGCCATGATTTGGTCCCGGTAATTCTCTCAGGTGAACAACGGCTCCTGATCTCCTTACAGAAACTCAGGCAGATGATCAAGGAACGTGATGAAATTGCCCAGAAACTTGAAGAGATGGAACGGGAGATAGATCATCAGATCAGTGAAGTTCTCCATGAAGGAAAACGTGCTGGTAGTGGAGAAGAAAGCATGCTGGTTTCAGTTGCCCTGGCACATGGGGCAAAAAGTACTGAAGAAATACGGGATCTGACCAGCCTTCCTCCGGAAATGGTGGATAGGACCCTCCAGAATTTGATGGATGAAGGCATAGTTTGTAAGAAAGGAACAGGATTAGAAATTCGAGGTATTTATGCCGAATAA
- a CDS encoding CS domain-containing protein has protein sequence MPNNPYDDLLKNLVKLLEQITSLEQNMKKMQDGPSMKPGIIGCAIITGSLPHQGSQNQDPEGKTGLSYEMVDAGKTAYLTVQLPAHLSEDPLVEFSERSCHISTQGLSGNIELQFPIVPQTSTWTFCNGILDVVLEKVPPELPGVDPEYISEAEFS, from the coding sequence ATGCCGAATAATCCCTATGATGATCTACTCAAAAACCTGGTAAAACTACTTGAGCAGATCACATCACTGGAACAGAATATGAAAAAAATGCAGGACGGACCTTCGATGAAACCAGGGATCATCGGGTGTGCAATCATCACCGGGAGCCTGCCCCACCAGGGATCCCAAAACCAGGATCCAGAAGGAAAAACCGGGCTCTCCTATGAGATGGTTGATGCAGGAAAGACTGCATACCTGACCGTTCAACTCCCTGCCCACCTTTCAGAAGATCCATTGGTTGAATTTTCTGAACGAAGCTGTCACATCAGTACTCAGGGCCTTTCGGGAAACATCGAACTGCAATTTCCAATTGTTCCGCAGACATCCACATGGACATTCTGCAATGGGATACTGGATGTAGTTCTTGAAAAAGTCCCGCCAGAGCTACCGGGTGTTGATCCGGAATATATCTCTGAAGCAGAGTTTTCCTAA